The Paraburkholderia sp. ZP32-5 genome includes a window with the following:
- the glnE gene encoding bifunctional [glutamate--ammonia ligase]-adenylyl-L-tyrosine phosphorylase/[glutamate--ammonia-ligase] adenylyltransferase, whose amino-acid sequence MSGPSGKALGALLRASVTIHRRATKQHQNNTRRRQSSNERARFLMTDATLLNSSYSHYAARAAAARPSLVAQVSALAAAPLTRERIDARLDALCAEAAGNFGATLNEEALKRALRQLRTEVFCAVMERDLAGVADIAEVTGAMTDLAEATIQRALAVLTADLEALYGEPRGPQGERLTLGVVGMGKLGGRELNVSSDIDLIFIYEDDGETAGGQRSPLATQEFFTRLGKRLIGALAEVTADGYVFRVDMRLRPNGDSGPLVCSLGMLEEYFYVQGREWERYAWIKGRLVSEGESAAAQRLSKQLDAIVTPFVYRRYLDFGVISAIRALHLQIRQEAQRRASMRPDKADDIKLGRGGIREIEFSAQVFQLIRGGQDAGFRVRPTLAVLRHAATHGLMDPSVCVKLSQAYRFLRELEHRLQYRNDAQTHAMPVDAEDRVALARAMGCDDYAALMTKLDAHREFVEQQFDQIFADKVGGRDGCAVPEDGAAAWVWSSALADDSADDALRARLIELGVAEPGDLLARLQAVWRSARYMGLAERSRQRFDIVAQRALEAARTLEPAARRGNTIARFFDLLEAVSRRGAYLALLTEYPQALHQVLAVLGGSRWAAGYLIRHPQLLDELLDGEAINSPFDWPEFKRTLRLRLAAADGVEQQMDLLRHAHQAEVFRILLIDLAGKLSVEHVSDRLSELADAVLDVALEAVWNQLAKRHRDAPRFAVIAYGKLGGKELGYASDLDLIFLYDDPDDAAADVYATYTRRLITWLTTATGAGTLFDIDLRLRPNGESGLLVTDLDAFRRYQLREGDAANTAWVWEHQALTRARYCAGDAEIGAKFEAIREQVLTTPREAAPLAKEIVEMRTRVEAGHPNHTPELFDLKHDRGGMVDIEFTVQYWVLLHAASDPELIRNTGNIALLREVSRFGLMSEAEAETVGAAYRRYRKLQHTLRLDGMEKARVDPSLVSAERDAVLALWKRVFG is encoded by the coding sequence CTGTCAGGGCCATCCGGCAAGGCACTCGGCGCGCTGCTTCGCGCATCGGTTACGATCCACCGACGTGCAACGAAACAACATCAGAACAACACCAGACGACGCCAATCAAGCAACGAGCGAGCCCGATTTTTGATGACTGACGCCACCCTCCTGAATTCCAGCTATTCCCACTACGCCGCGCGCGCCGCCGCGGCCCGCCCATCGCTCGTCGCGCAGGTCAGCGCGCTTGCCGCGGCACCGCTCACGCGCGAGCGTATCGACGCGCGTCTCGATGCGTTATGCGCCGAGGCCGCCGGTAACTTCGGCGCGACGTTGAACGAAGAGGCGCTCAAGCGCGCGCTGCGCCAGTTGCGCACCGAGGTGTTCTGCGCGGTGATGGAGCGCGACCTGGCAGGTGTTGCCGATATCGCCGAGGTGACCGGCGCGATGACCGATCTCGCGGAAGCGACGATCCAGCGCGCGCTCGCGGTGCTCACCGCCGATCTCGAAGCGCTGTACGGCGAGCCGCGCGGCCCGCAGGGCGAACGGTTGACGCTCGGCGTGGTCGGCATGGGCAAGCTCGGCGGCCGTGAGCTGAACGTATCGTCGGATATCGACCTGATCTTCATTTATGAAGACGATGGCGAAACCGCCGGCGGCCAGCGTTCGCCGCTCGCGACTCAAGAGTTCTTCACGCGCCTCGGCAAGCGGCTGATCGGCGCGCTCGCCGAAGTGACCGCCGACGGCTACGTGTTCCGCGTCGACATGCGGCTGCGGCCGAACGGCGATTCGGGACCGCTCGTGTGCAGTCTCGGCATGCTCGAAGAATATTTCTACGTGCAGGGCCGCGAGTGGGAGCGCTATGCGTGGATCAAGGGGCGGCTCGTGTCGGAAGGCGAAAGCGCGGCGGCGCAGCGGCTGTCGAAGCAGCTCGATGCGATCGTCACGCCGTTCGTCTATCGCCGCTATCTTGACTTCGGCGTGATCAGCGCGATTCGCGCGCTGCATCTGCAGATTCGCCAGGAGGCGCAGCGCCGTGCGTCGATGCGGCCCGACAAGGCCGACGACATCAAGCTCGGGCGCGGCGGTATCCGCGAAATCGAATTCAGCGCGCAGGTGTTCCAACTGATTCGCGGCGGCCAGGACGCGGGCTTTCGTGTACGGCCGACGCTCGCGGTGCTGCGTCACGCGGCGACGCACGGGCTGATGGATCCGTCGGTTTGCGTGAAGCTGTCGCAGGCCTACCGGTTCCTGCGCGAACTCGAACACCGTCTGCAGTACCGCAACGATGCGCAGACTCACGCGATGCCGGTCGACGCCGAGGACCGCGTGGCGCTCGCGCGCGCAATGGGCTGCGACGACTACGCGGCGCTGATGACGAAGCTCGACGCGCATCGCGAATTCGTCGAGCAGCAGTTCGATCAGATTTTCGCCGACAAGGTGGGCGGCCGCGATGGCTGCGCGGTGCCCGAGGACGGCGCGGCCGCTTGGGTGTGGAGCAGCGCGCTTGCCGACGACAGCGCGGACGATGCGTTGCGCGCGCGTCTGATCGAACTCGGCGTGGCCGAACCCGGCGATCTGCTCGCGCGGCTGCAGGCGGTGTGGCGCTCGGCGCGCTACATGGGCCTCGCCGAGCGCAGCCGGCAGCGTTTCGACATCGTCGCGCAGCGCGCGCTCGAAGCCGCGCGCACGCTGGAGCCGGCTGCACGGCGCGGCAATACGATCGCGCGTTTTTTCGACCTGCTCGAAGCAGTGAGCCGGCGCGGCGCGTACCTCGCGCTGCTGACCGAATATCCGCAGGCGCTGCATCAGGTGCTGGCGGTGCTGGGCGGCTCGCGTTGGGCGGCCGGCTATCTGATTCGCCATCCTCAACTGCTCGACGAATTGCTCGACGGCGAGGCGATCAACAGTCCGTTCGACTGGCCGGAATTCAAACGCACGCTGCGTCTGCGGCTCGCTGCCGCAGACGGCGTCGAGCAGCAGATGGACCTGTTGCGTCATGCGCACCAGGCCGAGGTGTTTCGCATTCTGCTGATCGACCTGGCCGGCAAGCTGAGCGTCGAACATGTGAGCGACCGGCTGTCCGAACTTGCCGACGCGGTGCTCGACGTCGCGCTCGAAGCCGTGTGGAACCAGTTGGCGAAACGTCATCGCGACGCGCCGCGCTTCGCGGTGATCGCATACGGCAAGCTCGGCGGCAAGGAACTCGGCTACGCGTCGGACCTCGATCTGATCTTTTTGTACGACGATCCCGACGATGCCGCCGCCGATGTCTACGCGACCTACACGCGGCGTCTGATCACGTGGCTCACTACCGCGACCGGCGCCGGCACGCTGTTCGATATCGACTTGCGGCTGCGGCCGAACGGCGAATCGGGCCTGCTCGTCACCGATCTCGACGCCTTCCGCCGCTATCAGCTGCGCGAGGGCGACGCGGCGAATACCGCGTGGGTCTGGGAGCACCAGGCGCTGACGCGCGCGCGTTACTGCGCGGGCGATGCCGAGATCGGCGCGAAGTTCGAGGCGATCCGCGAACAGGTGCTGACGACGCCGCGCGAAGCGGCGCCGCTCGCCAAGGAGATCGTCGAGATGCGCACGCGCGTCGAGGCGGGGCACCCGAACCATACGCCGGAGCTGTTCGATCTGAAGCACGATCGCGGCGGCATGGTCGATATCGAATTCACGGTGCAGTACTGGGTGCTGCTGCACGCGGCAAGCGATCCCGAACTGATCCGCAACACCGGCAATATCGCGTTGCTGCGCGAGGTGTCGCGTTTCGGTTTGATGAGCGAGGCGGAAGCGGAGACCGTCGGCGCCGCGTATCGGCGGTATCGCAAGTTGCAGCACACGCTGCGGCTCGACGGGATGGAGAAGGCGCGGGTCGATCCGTCGCTGGTGAGTGCCGAGCGCGACGCGGTGTTGGCGTTGTGGAAGAGGGTGTTTGGCTAA
- the dnaK gene encoding molecular chaperone DnaK gives MGKIIGIDLGTTNSCVAIMEGNSVKVIENSEGARTTPSIIAYMEDSEILVGAPAKRQSVTNPKNTLYAVKRLIGRRFEEKEVQKDIGLMPYKIIKADNGDAWVDVRDQKLAPPQISAEVLRKMKKTAEDYLGEPVTEAVITVPAYFNDSQRQATKDAGRIAGLEVKRIINEPTAAALAFGLDKAEKGDRKIAVYDLGGGTFDVSIIEIADVDGEMQFEVLSTNGDTFLGGEDFDQRIIDYIIGEFKKEQGVDLSKDVLALQRLKESAEKAKIELSSSQQTEINLPYITADASGPKHLNLKITRAKLEALVEELIERTIEPCRVAIKDAGVKVGEIDDVILVGGMTRMPKVQEKVKEFFGKDPRRDVNPDEAVAVGAAIQGQVLSGDRKDVLLLDVTPLSLGIETLGGVMTKMINKNTTIPTKHAQVYSTADDNQNAVTIKVFQGEREMAAGNKLLGEFNLEGIPPAPRGVPQIEVSFDIDANGILHVGAKDKATGKENRITIKANSGLSEAEIEKMVKDAEANAEEDHKLRELADARNQGDALVHSTKKALTEYGDKLEADEKEKIEAALKDLEDTLKSSSSDKAAIEAKIEAVATASQKMGEKMYADMQAAQGAEAAAAGAAGAAGASAGASQQADDVVDADFKEVKKD, from the coding sequence ATGGGCAAAATCATCGGCATCGACCTCGGCACGACCAACTCGTGCGTGGCGATCATGGAAGGCAACTCGGTCAAGGTGATCGAGAACTCGGAAGGCGCGCGCACCACGCCGTCGATCATCGCTTACATGGAAGACAGCGAGATTCTCGTTGGCGCGCCGGCCAAGCGTCAGTCGGTCACGAACCCGAAGAACACGCTGTACGCGGTCAAGCGCCTGATCGGCCGCCGCTTTGAAGAAAAGGAAGTGCAGAAGGACATCGGCCTGATGCCCTACAAGATCATCAAGGCCGACAACGGTGATGCATGGGTCGACGTGCGCGACCAGAAGCTGGCTCCGCCGCAAATTTCGGCGGAAGTGCTGCGCAAGATGAAGAAGACCGCTGAAGACTACCTCGGCGAGCCGGTCACGGAAGCCGTGATCACGGTGCCGGCGTACTTCAACGACAGCCAGCGTCAAGCTACCAAGGACGCAGGCCGCATCGCCGGTCTGGAAGTCAAGCGCATCATCAACGAACCGACTGCCGCAGCTCTCGCGTTCGGTCTGGACAAGGCTGAAAAGGGCGACCGCAAGATCGCGGTGTACGACCTTGGCGGCGGTACGTTCGACGTGTCGATCATCGAAATCGCGGATGTCGACGGTGAAATGCAATTCGAAGTGCTGTCCACGAACGGCGACACGTTCCTCGGCGGTGAAGACTTCGACCAGCGCATCATCGATTACATCATCGGCGAGTTCAAGAAGGAGCAGGGCGTCGATCTGTCGAAAGACGTGCTCGCGCTGCAGCGCCTGAAGGAATCGGCTGAAAAGGCCAAGATCGAGCTGTCGTCGAGCCAGCAGACCGAAATCAACCTGCCGTACATCACGGCCGACGCGTCGGGTCCGAAGCACTTGAACCTGAAGATCACGCGCGCCAAGCTGGAAGCGCTGGTCGAAGAGCTGATCGAACGCACGATCGAGCCGTGCCGTGTCGCGATCAAGGACGCGGGCGTGAAGGTCGGCGAAATCGACGACGTGATCCTGGTCGGCGGCATGACGCGTATGCCGAAGGTGCAGGAGAAGGTCAAGGAGTTCTTCGGCAAGGATCCGCGCCGTGACGTGAACCCGGACGAAGCCGTGGCCGTCGGTGCCGCGATCCAGGGCCAGGTGTTGTCTGGTGACCGCAAGGACGTGCTGCTGCTCGACGTGACTCCGCTGTCGCTCGGCATCGAAACGCTCGGCGGCGTGATGACGAAGATGATCAACAAGAACACCACGATCCCGACCAAGCACGCACAGGTCTACTCGACGGCTGACGATAACCAGAACGCCGTGACGATCAAGGTGTTCCAGGGCGAGCGCGAAATGGCGGCGGGCAACAAGCTGCTCGGTGAGTTCAACCTGGAAGGCATTCCGCCGGCACCGCGCGGCGTGCCACAGATCGAAGTGAGCTTCGACATCGACGCGAACGGCATTCTGCACGTCGGCGCGAAGGACAAAGCCACCGGCAAGGAAAACCGCATCACGATCAAGGCGAACTCGGGTCTGTCGGAAGCCGAAATCGAGAAGATGGTGAAGGACGCCGAAGCGAACGCGGAAGAAGATCACAAGCTGCGTGAGCTGGCCGATGCCCGCAACCAGGGTGACGCGCTCGTCCACAGCACGAAGAAGGCACTGACCGAGTACGGCGACAAGCTCGAAGCCGACGAGAAGGAAAAGATCGAAGCCGCGTTGAAGGACCTCGAAGACACGCTGAAGAGCAGCTCGAGCGACAAGGCCGCGATCGAAGCGAAGATCGAAGCGGTGGCCACGGCCTCGCAGAAGATGGGCGAGAAGATGTACGCCGACATGCAGGCTGCGCAAGGTGCCGAAGCAGCGGCGGCGGGCGCGGCAGGTGCTGCTGGTGCATCGGCGGGCGCGAGCCAGCAGGCCGACGACGTGGTCGACGCTGACTTCAAGGAAGTGAAGAAAGACTAA
- a CDS encoding RNA-binding S4 domain-containing protein, which translates to MNYHISTEPGAKLRIDKWLWAARFFKTRSLAADAVDKGRVRIGGAAVKPAKDVRVGDLVDIEIDSVAWQVEVLGVCDVRGPASVAQTLYAETGESRSKRQAEQERRRVYREPAAALHGRPTKRDRRTIDRFSGGD; encoded by the coding sequence ATGAACTACCACATCTCAACCGAACCGGGCGCGAAGCTGCGCATCGACAAATGGCTGTGGGCCGCGCGTTTTTTCAAGACACGTTCGCTCGCCGCGGATGCGGTCGACAAGGGGCGCGTGCGCATCGGCGGCGCGGCCGTCAAGCCGGCCAAGGACGTGCGCGTCGGCGACCTCGTCGACATCGAGATCGACAGCGTTGCGTGGCAGGTGGAAGTGCTGGGGGTGTGCGACGTGCGCGGCCCGGCGAGCGTTGCGCAGACGCTTTACGCGGAAACCGGCGAGAGCAGGTCGAAACGGCAGGCCGAGCAGGAGCGGCGCCGCGTGTATCGCGAGCCGGCTGCCGCGCTGCATGGGCGGCCGACCAAACGGGACCGGCGCACTATCGACAGATTTTCAGGTGGGGATTGA
- the hrcA gene encoding heat-inducible transcriptional repressor HrcA, translated as MLDPRAQTLLKTLIERYIAEGQPVGSRTLSRYSGLELSPATIRNVMSDLEDLGLVISPHTSAGRIPTPRGYRLFVDTMLTVESAADEEAVMRAVKTTLQAGEPQKIVAAAASVLSNLSQFAGVVLTPRRSHVFKQIEFMRLSDKRILLIIVTPEGDVQNRILATQRDFSPSQLVEASNYINAHFAGLSFDEVRRRLREEIDELRGDMTSLMHAAVTASTDESDTGETVLISGERNLLEVADLSSDMARLRKLFDVFDQKTSLLQLLDVSSHAAGVQIFIGGESNLVPIEEMSVVTAPYEVNGKIVGTLGVIGPTRMAYNRVIPIVDITARLLSMTLSQQ; from the coding sequence ATGCTAGATCCTCGCGCACAAACCCTCCTCAAAACGCTGATCGAGCGCTACATCGCCGAAGGTCAGCCGGTCGGCTCGCGCACGCTGTCACGTTATTCAGGCCTCGAACTGAGCCCGGCGACGATTCGCAACGTGATGTCCGACCTCGAGGATCTGGGGCTCGTGATCAGTCCGCATACGTCGGCGGGGCGTATCCCGACACCGCGCGGCTACCGGCTCTTCGTCGACACGATGCTGACGGTCGAATCCGCCGCGGACGAGGAAGCGGTGATGCGCGCCGTCAAGACCACGCTGCAGGCGGGCGAGCCGCAGAAAATCGTCGCCGCCGCGGCAAGCGTGCTATCCAACCTGTCGCAGTTCGCCGGCGTGGTGCTTACGCCGCGCCGCAGCCACGTGTTCAAGCAGATCGAATTCATGCGCCTGTCCGATAAGCGCATCCTGCTGATCATCGTGACGCCCGAAGGCGACGTGCAGAACCGCATCCTCGCCACGCAACGCGATTTCTCGCCGTCGCAACTGGTCGAGGCCTCCAATTACATCAATGCTCACTTCGCCGGTCTTTCGTTCGACGAAGTGCGCCGCCGCCTGCGCGAGGAAATCGACGAGTTGCGCGGCGACATGACCTCGCTGATGCACGCGGCCGTCACCGCGAGCACCGACGAATCCGACACCGGCGAGACCGTGCTGATTTCCGGCGAACGCAATCTGCTCGAAGTCGCGGACCTTTCGTCGGACATGGCACGCCTGCGCAAGCTGTTCGATGTATTCGACCAGAAAACCAGCCTGCTTCAGTTGCTCGACGTGTCGAGTCACGCCGCAGGCGTGCAGATCTTCATTGGCGGCGAATCGAATCTCGTGCCGATCGAGGAAATGAGCGTCGTCACCGCGCCATACGAGGTGAACGGCAAGATCGTCGGCACGCTCGGCGTGATCGGGCCGACCCGGATGGCCTACAACCGCGTGATTCCGATCGTCGATATCACCGCGCGGCTGCTTTCGATGACGCTCAGTCAGCAATAA
- the recN gene encoding DNA repair protein RecN, translating into MLRHLSIRDFVIVAALDLEFDSGFTVFSGETGAGKSILIDALALALGSRADASVVRTGESRADITAEFETHAQVDAWLDAQALGAADDGQPGGTVMLRRVVDANGRSRAFINGTAATLAQLREVGEMLVDIHGQHAHQLLMRPDAQRELFDTHAGLSNTAASVSRAWRAWRDKAQAIELAQTRDRELQLERERLAWQLTELDKLAPQPGEWEEINAEHKRLSHSANLIDGVQGALGALSESDEAMIAHLASIVSKMRDLAEIDPALNDVLAALEPAEIQLQEAAYSLSHYAQRLELDPDRLAQVEKRLDALHSAARKFRLQPETLSEEHEARRAQLAALDAAADLDSLRAAEAKAKEAFVAEAKKLSKARAKAGKALGQAVTTGMQELSMKGGSFEVALVPLPEGGAHGLEQIEFRVAGHAGVPLRPLAKVASGGELARISLALAVIASAASPTPTLIFDEVDTGIGGGVAEVVGRLLHQLGEARQVLCVTHLPQVAARGDQHFQVAKTTNGKGGTVSSVTSLDKASRIEEVARMLGGLEITATTRKHAKEMLAA; encoded by the coding sequence ATGCTTCGCCACCTCTCGATACGCGACTTCGTCATCGTCGCCGCGCTCGATCTCGAATTCGACAGCGGCTTCACTGTTTTCTCGGGCGAAACCGGCGCCGGCAAGTCGATCCTGATCGACGCGCTCGCGCTGGCGCTCGGCTCACGTGCCGATGCGAGCGTCGTGCGCACCGGCGAGAGCCGCGCCGACATCACCGCGGAATTCGAAACGCATGCGCAGGTCGACGCATGGCTCGACGCGCAAGCGCTCGGCGCGGCCGACGACGGCCAGCCCGGCGGCACCGTGATGCTGCGGCGGGTGGTCGACGCGAACGGCCGCTCGCGCGCGTTCATCAACGGTACCGCCGCGACGCTCGCGCAGTTGCGCGAGGTCGGCGAAATGCTGGTCGATATTCACGGCCAGCATGCGCACCAGTTGCTGATGCGCCCGGACGCGCAGCGCGAACTGTTCGACACGCACGCGGGCCTGTCGAATACTGCGGCGTCCGTCAGCCGCGCGTGGCGTGCGTGGCGCGACAAGGCCCAGGCCATCGAGCTTGCGCAAACGCGCGATCGCGAACTGCAGCTCGAACGGGAACGGCTCGCGTGGCAGCTCACCGAACTCGACAAGCTCGCGCCGCAGCCGGGCGAATGGGAAGAGATCAACGCGGAGCATAAGCGGCTGTCGCATTCCGCCAATCTGATCGACGGCGTACAAGGCGCGCTCGGCGCGCTGTCCGAATCGGACGAGGCGATGATCGCGCACCTCGCCTCGATCGTCTCGAAGATGCGTGACCTGGCTGAGATCGACCCGGCGCTGAACGACGTGCTGGCCGCGCTCGAACCGGCCGAGATCCAGTTGCAGGAAGCCGCGTATTCGCTCAGCCACTACGCGCAGAGGCTCGAACTCGACCCGGACCGGCTCGCGCAAGTCGAAAAGCGTCTCGATGCGCTGCACTCGGCCGCGCGCAAATTCCGTCTGCAGCCCGAGACATTGTCGGAAGAACACGAAGCGCGGCGCGCGCAACTGGCCGCGCTCGATGCCGCCGCCGACCTCGACAGCCTGCGCGCCGCCGAGGCAAAAGCGAAAGAAGCTTTCGTCGCCGAAGCGAAAAAACTGTCGAAGGCGCGCGCCAAAGCGGGCAAGGCGCTCGGCCAGGCGGTCACGACCGGCATGCAGGAACTGTCGATGAAAGGCGGCAGCTTCGAAGTCGCGCTGGTGCCGCTGCCCGAAGGCGGCGCGCACGGGCTCGAGCAGATCGAATTTCGCGTAGCGGGGCACGCCGGCGTGCCGTTGCGGCCGCTCGCGAAAGTCGCGTCGGGCGGCGAACTCGCGCGTATCAGTCTCGCGCTGGCGGTAATCGCGAGCGCGGCCAGCCCGACGCCGACACTGATTTTCGACGAAGTGGATACCGGCATCGGCGGCGGTGTCGCCGAAGTGGTCGGGCGGCTGCTGCATCAGCTGGGCGAGGCGCGTCAGGTGCTGTGCGTGACCCACTTGCCGCAGGTTGCCGCGCGCGGCGATCAACACTTCCAGGTCGCGAAGACCACCAACGGCAAAGGCGGCACGGTGAGCAGCGTGACGTCGCTCGACAAGGCGAGCCGCATCGAGGAAGTCGCGCGGATGCTCGGCGGTCTCGAAATCACGGCAACCACGCGCAAGCACGCGAAGGAAATGCTGGCCGCTTAG
- the grpE gene encoding nucleotide exchange factor GrpE, with product MENTQENPTSQNPTPADETARQAAEAATAQQDPAAGAAEPTQAAGEQALADAQVKIAELQESFLRAKAETENVRRRAQEDVAKAHKFAIENFAEHLLPVIDSLEAAVAHSSDDLQKVREGVELTLRQLNGALEKGRVVALNPVGEKFDPHRHQAISMVPAEQEPNTVVAVLQKGFVIADRVLRPALVTVAAPK from the coding sequence ATGGAAAACACGCAAGAGAACCCGACGAGCCAGAACCCCACGCCCGCCGACGAAACCGCGCGCCAGGCCGCAGAGGCCGCAACCGCCCAGCAGGATCCGGCAGCAGGCGCCGCCGAACCGACGCAGGCAGCCGGCGAGCAGGCGCTCGCTGACGCTCAGGTAAAGATCGCCGAGCTGCAGGAAAGCTTCCTGCGCGCGAAGGCCGAGACCGAAAACGTGCGCCGTCGCGCTCAGGAAGACGTCGCCAAGGCGCACAAGTTTGCAATCGAGAATTTTGCCGAGCATCTGCTGCCGGTGATCGATAGCCTCGAGGCAGCCGTGGCCCATTCGTCCGACGACCTGCAGAAGGTCCGCGAGGGCGTCGAGCTCACGCTGCGTCAGCTGAACGGCGCGCTCGAAAAGGGCCGAGTGGTCGCGCTGAACCCGGTCGGCGAAAAGTTCGATCCGCATCGCCACCAGGCCATCTCGATGGTGCCGGCCGAGCAGGAGCCGAACACCGTCGTCGCGGTGCTGCAAAAGGGTTTCGTGATCGCGGATCGTGTGCTGCGTCCCGCGCTCGTGACCGTCGCCGCGCCGAAGTAA
- the hemH gene encoding ferrochelatase: MRFDLERPSQNATSHRVAVLLINLGTPDAPTPRAVRRYLAQFLSDPRVVEIPALLWQIILRVLILPFRGRSSAKKYAAVWMPEGSPLRVHTEKQVEGLRHLLQLNDYTVLVDYAMRYGTPGIPAMLNQLKLAGAERVLLMPMYPQYSASTTATAFDDAFSALKRMRNQPEIRTVRQYPDHPAYIAALAAQVHQYWHQHGRPDFAAGDKLVLSFHGVPKRTLDLGDPYHEQCQQTGALLMQALELTPVECRITFQSRFGKAEWLQPYTAPTLKELGAAGVRRADVFCPGFIADCLETIEEIGMEVRDEFVHAGGKEFHRIPCLNASHAWIAALGEIVAQHLQGWPVQAVPMPHTAGA; this comes from the coding sequence ATGCGTTTCGATCTCGAGCGGCCCTCACAGAACGCTACATCGCATCGCGTCGCCGTGTTGCTGATCAATCTCGGCACGCCCGACGCGCCGACGCCGCGCGCGGTGCGCCGTTATCTCGCGCAGTTTCTGTCCGACCCGCGGGTGGTCGAAATTCCGGCGCTGCTTTGGCAGATCATTCTGCGTGTGCTGATTTTGCCGTTTCGCGGCCGTAGTTCCGCGAAGAAATATGCGGCGGTCTGGATGCCCGAGGGTTCGCCGTTGCGCGTGCATACGGAAAAGCAGGTCGAGGGCTTGCGCCATCTGTTGCAGTTGAACGACTACACGGTGCTCGTCGATTACGCGATGCGTTACGGCACGCCCGGTATTCCGGCCATGCTGAATCAGTTGAAACTCGCGGGTGCCGAGCGCGTGCTGCTGATGCCGATGTACCCGCAGTACTCCGCGTCGACCACCGCCACCGCTTTCGACGATGCCTTCTCCGCGCTCAAGCGCATGCGCAACCAGCCGGAAATCCGCACGGTGCGCCAGTACCCGGATCACCCCGCGTATATCGCGGCGCTCGCCGCGCAGGTTCATCAATATTGGCATCAGCATGGCCGGCCCGACTTCGCGGCGGGCGACAAACTGGTGCTTAGTTTTCACGGCGTGCCCAAGCGCACGCTCGACCTCGGCGACCCATACCACGAGCAATGCCAGCAGACCGGCGCGCTGCTGATGCAGGCGCTCGAACTGACGCCCGTGGAATGCCGCATCACGTTCCAGTCGCGCTTCGGCAAGGCCGAATGGCTGCAGCCGTATACCGCGCCGACGCTGAAGGAACTCGGCGCGGCCGGAGTGCGGCGCGCCGACGTGTTCTGTCCGGGCTTTATCGCCGATTGCCTCGAGACGATCGAGGAAATCGGCATGGAAGTGCGCGACGAGTTCGTGCACGCGGGCGGCAAGGAGTTTCACCGCATCCCTTGCCTGAACGCGTCGCACGCATGGATTGCCGCGCTGGGTGAAATCGTCGCGCAGCATCTGCAGGGCTGGCCGGTGCAGGCTGTGCCGATGCCGCACACGGCGGGAGCTTGA
- a CDS encoding NAD kinase yields MQVTSQFKTVALVGRNNTPGIGEPLTALAACIAKLGLEVVFEADTAAEIGVTNYPALRPAEIGARADVAVVLGGDGTMLGIGRQLAPYRTPLIGINHGRLGFITDIPISDMREIVPQMLSGKFEREERALLEARIVRDGTPIYHALAFNDVVVNRSGFSGMAELRVSVDGRFMYNQRSDGLIVATPTGSTAYALSTQGPILHPQLQGFVLVPIAPHALSNRPIVLPDDSKVSIQIVSGREVNVNFDMQSFTSLELGDTIEVRRSRHTVPMLHPVGYSHYATLRKKLHWNEYPSHEEDTRPDPRP; encoded by the coding sequence ATGCAAGTGACCAGCCAGTTCAAGACCGTCGCGCTCGTCGGGCGCAACAACACGCCAGGCATCGGCGAGCCGCTGACCGCGCTCGCCGCGTGCATCGCGAAGCTCGGGCTCGAAGTCGTGTTCGAGGCCGACACCGCCGCCGAAATCGGCGTCACTAACTACCCGGCGCTACGGCCCGCCGAGATCGGCGCGCGCGCCGACGTCGCCGTGGTGCTCGGCGGCGACGGCACGATGCTAGGCATCGGCCGCCAGCTCGCGCCGTACCGCACGCCGTTGATCGGCATCAACCACGGCCGGCTCGGCTTCATCACCGATATTCCGATCTCCGACATGCGCGAGATCGTGCCGCAAATGCTGTCCGGCAAATTCGAGCGCGAGGAACGCGCGCTGCTCGAAGCGCGCATCGTGCGCGACGGCACGCCGATCTACCATGCGCTCGCCTTCAACGACGTGGTGGTCAACCGCAGCGGCTTCTCGGGCATGGCGGAGCTGCGCGTGTCGGTGGATGGCCGCTTCATGTACAACCAGCGCTCGGATGGCCTGATCGTCGCGACGCCGACCGGCTCGACTGCCTACGCACTGTCGACGCAAGGGCCGATCCTGCATCCGCAGCTGCAGGGCTTCGTGCTGGTGCCGATCGCGCCGCATGCGCTGTCGAACCGGCCGATCGTGCTGCCGGACGACTCCAAAGTCAGCATCCAGATCGTCTCCGGGCGCGAAGTCAACGTTAATTTCGACATGCAGTCGTTCACGTCGCTGGAGCTGGGCGACACGATCGAGGTGCGCCGCTCGCGCCATACGGTGCCGATGTTGCATCCGGTCGGCTACAGCCATTACGCGACGCTGCGCAAGAAGCTGCACTGGAACGAGTACCCGTCGCACGAAGAAGACACGAGGCCAGACCCACGGCCATGA